TCCCGCCCCCGGACCTCGCCGACGACGATGTACTCGGGACGGTGGCGCAGCGAACTGCGCAACAGGTCGTACATCGAGATGTCCTCGCCCTCGCCCAGGCTCTCCCGGGTCACGGAGGAGAGCCAGTTATCGTGATGCAGCGTGAGTTCCCGGGTGTCCTCGATCGTCACCACCTTCGCGTTCGGCGGGACGAACATCGAGACCGCGTTCATCGAGGTGGTCTTCCCGGAGGCAGTGCCGCCGGCGAAGATCAGGGACTTGTTGCTCTCGATGGCCAGCCAGAGGTAGGCCATCTGGTCCAGGCTGAAGGTGTCATACTCGATCAGCGTGGCTGGCGTGAACGGCTCCTCGGCGTACTTGCGGATCGTAAACGCCGACCCGCGAGGTGTGACTTCCCGACCGAGCGCGAGTTCCCCGCGGCTGCCATCCGCAAGCGTGGCATTGGTGATGGGGTCGCCGATCGAGATGTGCTGGCCGGAGTTCTGGGCCAGTCGGACGACGAAGTCGTCCAGTTCCGCCTCGCCGAACGAGCGGTTGGTCTGAATATCGGTGTAGGTATCGTGATAGACGAAAAGCGGCAGGTCATAGCCGTCACAGGAAATGTCCTCGATGTGGGGGTCCTTCATGAGGGGGTCGAGCTTGTCAAAGCCCTCGAAGGACCGGTAGAGGTAGTAAAACAGGCGGTAGATCGTGTTCGTGTCCACCTCGACGCCGTACTGCCCGAGGAGTTCGAGGAGGTGTTCGGTGATGACTGCCTCGGCGTCTTCCGGATCGTACTCCGCGCGGAAGATCAGCGACTCGCGGCTGTCCGTGAAGACCTGTTCGAGAAGTTCGTGTTCGAACTCGGTGAGGGTCGGCTCCACGACGAGATACCGATACTCGTTTTCTGCCGCGTTATGGGCGATCACCACGAACGCGAAGGGCGCGTTCACCCAGTAGCGGTCGACTTCCTCGAAGTCCTCGAGCCCAGCGAATTGAACGAGCGGCCCGTCTCGAGCCGGATCGTAGGGGTCGACATCGAGTGCCGAGCCGCGGAGGACCGCCGCGATCTGCGAGAGTCGATAGCGAATCGACCCGACGGCAGTGTCCGACTGGGCTGTGTTCCGGGACATCGATCTGTACGACCACTCTCGAAGGGGGTCTGCTTAAATCCCCACACACCCACCTCGACCGCCGTCACGTTCTTTTCGGAGGAACCCGAACTATCAACTGATGGAACGGGAGGACTTCACGCTGGAGACCCGCTATGTCGAGACCGATTCGGGAGGTGAGACCCAGCCCCTCCCGACACTCCGACTCCGGTATGACGGGCCACAGGCGGAGCTCAAGTCGGCTCTGGAAGGGGCTGACGGATCGATTCTCCAGGCCACGGACATCGACGTGAGCGTCCGGCTACAGGGTGAGATAGACGAGCGGAACCCGGACGGCGTGGTCGCGGTCAGC
This region of Halodesulfurarchaeum sp. HSR-GB genomic DNA includes:
- a CDS encoding type II/IV secretion system ATPase subunit yields the protein MSRNTAQSDTAVGSIRYRLSQIAAVLRGSALDVDPYDPARDGPLVQFAGLEDFEEVDRYWVNAPFAFVVIAHNAAENEYRYLVVEPTLTEFEHELLEQVFTDSRESLIFRAEYDPEDAEAVITEHLLELLGQYGVEVDTNTIYRLFYYLYRSFEGFDKLDPLMKDPHIEDISCDGYDLPLFVYHDTYTDIQTNRSFGEAELDDFVVRLAQNSGQHISIGDPITNATLADGSRGELALGREVTPRGSAFTIRKYAEEPFTPATLIEYDTFSLDQMAYLWLAIESNKSLIFAGGTASGKTTSMNAVSMFVPPNAKVVTIEDTRELTLHHDNWLSSVTRESLGEGEDISMYDLLRSSLRHRPEYIVVGEVRGREAMTLFQAMNTGHTTFSTMHADSVQTVINRLENEPINVPRAMIQSLDVLSVQTLTYVGEQRVRRTNTIAEIEGIDQRTGDLDYSMAFEYDPETDSFNQFDSIVLEEIRQDRGWSRSELLLEFRNRKRVLQYLLEQDVRDYRRFTAVINDYYADRDTVMDRIEAQLETSVGDTELADGHATDSTQG